A region from the Brassica napus cultivar Da-Ae chromosome C8, Da-Ae, whole genome shotgun sequence genome encodes:
- the LOC106427362 gene encoding zinc-finger homeodomain protein 2 codes for MNFEEQEEEMEMSGVHPPGGYDSMSGEGATSSGGGGGGRRTSVGEKTKYRECLKNHAVNIAGHAVDGCCEFMPSGEDGSLDALKCAACGCHRNFHRKETEMVSGRAHIVPTYYNRPPQLPPPGYRQPAASADEEDTSNPSSSGGTKAKRFRTKFTAEQKEKMFAFAERLGWRMQKHDDVAVEQFCAETGVRRQVLKIWMHNNKNSLGKKP; via the coding sequence ATGAATTTTGaggagcaagaagaagaaatggagaTGTCGGGTGTTCACCCCCCTGGGGGTTACGACTCTATGAGCGGCGAGGGAGCCACCTCCAGCGGCGGTGGCGGAGGAGGAAGGAGAACTAGCGTTGGAGAGAAGACAAAGTATAGAGAGTGCTTGAAGAATCATGCCGTTAACATCGCTGGCCACGCCGTTGACGGCTGCTGCGAGTTCATGCCTTCAGGTGAAGATGGTTCGCTCGACGCTCTCAAGTGTGCAGCTTGTGGCTGCCACCGCAACTTCCACCGTAAGGAAACCGAAATGGTCAGCGGCAGGGCCCACATAGTTCCGACGTACTACAACCGCCCGCCTCAGCTGCCGCCGCCAGGATACAGGCAACCGGCTGCCTCGGCGGACGAGGAGGATACATCTAACCCGAGCAGCAGCGGCGGAACCAAGGCTAAGAGGTTTAGAACGAAGTTCACGGCGGAGCAGAAGGAGAAGATGTTTGCATTCGCGGAGAGGTTAGGGTGGCGGATGCAGAAGCACGATGACGTGGCGGTAGAGCAGTTCTGCGCGGAGACTGGTGTTAGGAGACAAGTGCTCAAAATCTGGATGCATAACAACAAGAACTCTCTTGGTAAGAAACCCTAA
- the LOC125591902 gene encoding glutathione S-transferase T3-like codes for MDASFKRFEGSANKRTTTATQTAAERKERRKWTPIDDVVLISSWLNTSKYHVVGNEQKSGAFWKRITAYFAASPKVAGCEHREAAHCKKRWHKINDLVNKFFRAHEAASREKSSGQNDNDELRNDQKWCDLYTSKTDGSAKRRKLDDGAHSSNFHACSKTNTSEADQATTHPPGVKASKQKNKAAGKVMFEFQRMWDIKKEDLTVKERLSKMKLLDSLIAKQELAEYEEALKKKFINELFSD; via the exons ATGGATGCATCGTTTAAGAGATTTGAAGGTTCGGCAAACAAGAGAACAACAACTGCAACACAG ACGGCTGCAGAGCGTAAAGAAAGGAGAAAGTGGACGCCAATTGATGATGTTGTGCTCATCAGCTCGTGGTTAAACACAAGCAAATACCATGTTGTAGGGAATGAGCAAAAATCAGGTGCTTTCTGGAAGAGGATTACTGCCTACTTTGCGGCAAGTCCTAAGGTCGCAGGGTGTGAACACAGAGAGGCGGCCCACTGTAAGAAACGTTGGCACAAGATTAACGACCTTGTCAACAAGTTTTTTAGGGCGCATGAAGCTGCAAGTAGAGAGAAAAGTAGCGGTCAAAATGACAATGAT GAGCTACGCAATGACCAGAAATGGTGTGACCTTTATACTTCTAAAACCGATGGAAGTGCTAAAAggaggaagcttgatgacgGTGCACATTCATCTAACTTTCATGCTTGTTCTAAAACCAATACCTCTGAAGCTGATCAAGCAACAACTCATCCCCCGGGTGTTAAGGCATCAAAGCAAAAGAACAAGGCAGCGGGGAAGGTAATGTTTGAGTTTCAGAGAATGTGGGACATCAAAAAGGAGGATTTGACAGTGAAGGAAAGGTTGTCGAAGATGAAGCTACTTGATAGCCTAATTGCAAAACAAGAGCTAGCTGAGTATGAAGAAGCTCTGAAGAAGAAGTTCATTAATGAGTTGTTCTCTGATTAG
- the LOC106427356 gene encoding protein S-acyltransferase 8 yields the protein MTQTQRVFQAWKGSNKFILGGRLIFGPDARSVPVTVLLIILPVVLFCVFVARHLRHEFSPYNAGYAILVVAILFTFYVLILLSFTSARDPGIVPRNLHPPEEDLRYETTLSADGRQTPSVQIPRTKEVIVNGVSVRVKYCDTCMLYRPPRCSHCSICNNCVERFDHHCPWVGQCIGLRNYRYFFMFVSSATLLCIYVFSISALYIKILMEHHRGTVWMAMRESPWSVALMIYCFIAFWFVGGLTGFHLYLIGTNQTTYENFRYRANSRTVAYNRGCANNFLEVFCTQVKPSRNNFRAFVEEEPPRVVTTTTRESEDEAGTLRQKVEDDLDIGDDLMNISQRCNPAEQPHHSLDIDQSMLGVAERAATIRTETRHGSWGSRRSGSWDIEADVSSSNVRESRS from the exons atgacACAGACGCAAAGGGTCTTCCAAGCCTGGAaaggaagcaat AAGTTCATCCTTGGTGGGAGATTAATCTTTGGTCCGGATGCCAGATCAGTCCCTGTCACCGTCCTCCTCATCATACTCCCTGTTGTTTTATTCTGCGTGTTTGTAGCAAGGCATCTTCGCCACGAGTTCTCCCCCTACAATGCTGGATACGCTATCCTGGTCGTTGCAATTCTCTTCACTTTTTAT GTATTGATCCTCCTCTCCTTCACATCTGCACGAGACCCTGGCATTGTTCCACGAAACTTACATCCACCAGAGGAAGATCTACGCTACGAGACAACACTATCAGCCGACGGAAGACAAACACCAAGCGTTCAAATCCCTCGGACGAAAGAAGTCATCGTCAACGGCGTTTCCGTTAGAGTGAAATACTGCGACACGTGCATGCTCTACAGACCTCCTCGTTGCTCCCACTGCTCCATCTGCAACAACTGCGTCGAGCGCTTTGATCATCATTGCCCCTGGGTGGGCCAATGCATTGGACTg AGAAACTATAGGTACTTCTTCATGTTTGTCTCCTCGGCGACACTTCTCTGCATATACGTGTTCTCCATCTCGGCGTTATACATCAAGATTCTGATGGAACATCATCGCGGAACGGTGTGGATGGCGATGAGAGAATCTCCTTGGTCGGTTGCGCTTATGATATATTGCTTTATTGCCTTCTGGTTTGTTGGAGGGCTCACGGGGTTTCACCTGTACCTCATAGGCACGAACCAGACAACCTATGAGAACTTCCGGTACAGAGCAAACAGCAGAACCGTTGCGTATAACCGTGGCTGTGCTAACAATTTCCTGGAGGTGTTTTGCACCCAGGTTAAGCCCTCGAGGAACAACTTCAGAGCCTTCGTCGAAGAAGAGCCTCCAAGAGTTGTTACAACAACCACCAGAGAATCAGAGGATGAAGCTGGAACGCTGAGGCAGAAAGTGGAGGATGATTTAGACATTGGGGATGATCTTATGAATATATCACAGCGGTGTAATCCAGCAGAGCAACCTCATCACAGTTTGGACATTGACCAATCGATGCTTGGGGTTGCTGAGAGAGCAGCTACGATAAGGACGGAGACGAGGCATGGAAGCTGGGGGAGTAGAAGAAGTGGGAGCTGGGATATAGAGGCAGATGTGAGTAGTTCTAATGTCAGGGAGAGTCGAAGCTAA
- the LOC106427412 gene encoding putative nuclease HARBI1 codes for MTHLMTLLINFLIKLSRILPLLMVIKKKKRKKRIYIERNREEGNVRLWNDYFSDTPTYPENLFRRRFRMNKPLFMHIVDRLSNEVEFFQQKRDALRRLSLSPLQKYTAAIRVLAYGSAADAVDEYLRLGETTTRSCVEHFVEGIIYLFGEEYLRRPTPADLQRLLDIGEVRGFPGMIGSIDCMHWEWKNCPTAWKGQYSRGSGKPTIVLEAVASYDLWIWHAFFGPPGTLNDINVLDRSPVFDDIIKGQAPQVTFFVNGREYHLAYYLTDGIYLKWTTFIQSIPMPQGPKAVLFAQHQEAVRKDVERAFGVLQAHFAIVKNPALFWDKTKIGKIMRACIILHNMIVENERDGYTQFDVSEFQQGEDTGSSYVDLNFSTDMLTNIANMMSVRTTIRDRQMHQQLKADLVEHLWRKFGRDEDNN; via the coding sequence ATGACGCATTTGATGACGCTTTTGATCAATTTTTTGATCAAGCTTTCGAGAATTTTGCCATTACTTATggtaatcaagaagaaaaaaagaaaaaaacgaatttatatcgAACGAAACCGAGAAGAAGGCAATGtacgtttatggaatgattatttcagtgataCACCAACATATCCTGAAAATCTTTTCCGACgacgatttagaatgaacaagccattgttcatgcatattgttgatcgactctccaatgaagttgaattctTTCAACAAAAGAGAGATGCTCTCAGAAGGCTTAGTCTCTCTCCACTTCAGAAGTATACCGCAGCTATTCGGGTCTTGGCATATGGTTCTGCGGCTGATGCTgttgacgaatacctccgactCGGTGAAACTACTACTCGGTCATGTGTGGAACATTTTGTGGaaggaataatatatttattcggtgaggagtacctaagaagaccaacaccggctgatcttcaacgtctacttgataTTGGTGAGGttcgtggatttcccgggatgataggaagcatcgattgtatgcattgggagtggaagaattgtcccaccgcttggaaagggcaatattcacgtggttcgggaaaacccacaatcgttctggaggcggttgcttcgtatgatctatggatatggcatgcattttttggacctccaggtaccttaaatgatatcaatgttcttgatcgctcacctgtttttgatgacataataaaaggtcaagctccgcaagtcactttctttgtcaatggaagagagtatcatttggcttactatctcaccgacggTATTTATCTGAAATggacaacttttatccaatctattccaatgCCACAAGGGCCGAAAGCGGTTTTATTTGCGCAACATCAAGAAGCCgtcagaaaagatgtcgagcgggcttttggagtcttgcaagctcactttgccattgttaaaaaccctgcacttttttgggataaaacaaaaattgggaagattatgagagcatgtatcatactccataatatgatagtagaaaacgaacgagatggatatactcaatttgatgtttcagagttccaacaaggagaagacaccGGAAGTTCATATGTCGATCTCAATTTTTCTACAGATATGCtaacaaatatcgccaatatgatgaGTGTTCGAACTacaattcgtgatagacaaatgcatcaacaactcAAAGCTGATTTAGTTGAACATTtatggcgtaaatttggacgtgatgaagacaacaactga